Proteins found in one Cobetia sp. L2A1 genomic segment:
- the rnpA gene encoding ribonuclease P protein component, giving the protein MSRQGFPRQLRLLTAGDYRHVFDHTILKVHGKGLLALACPNDLGHARLGLVFSKKNVRRAVDRNRLKRLTRESIRLRQQRLPAIDIVVLAKRGVNELDNETLHRQLDGMWSRLEKDARRLKAAKSTPPA; this is encoded by the coding sequence ATGTCCCGTCAGGGATTTCCCCGGCAGCTTCGCTTGCTGACTGCCGGGGATTACCGGCACGTCTTCGATCACACCATCCTCAAGGTACACGGCAAGGGGCTTTTGGCCCTGGCCTGTCCGAATGACTTGGGACATGCCCGCCTGGGGTTGGTGTTCAGCAAGAAGAACGTGCGCCGTGCCGTAGATCGCAACCGCCTCAAACGTCTGACGCGAGAATCCATTCGCCTCCGCCAGCAACGCCTTCCGGCCATCGACATTGTCGTTTTGGCCAAACGAGGTGTGAATGAGCTGGATAACGAGACTCTGCATCGCCAGCTTGACGGCATGTGGTCTCGTCTGGAGAAGGATGCCAGACGCCTGAAAGCGGCTAAGTCAACGCCACCTGCCTGA